One segment of Macaca fascicularis isolate 582-1 chromosome 2, T2T-MFA8v1.1 DNA contains the following:
- the STIMATE gene encoding store-operated calcium entry regulator STIMATE isoform X2: MLFIHFANVYLADLTEEDPCSLYLINFLLDATVGMLLIYVGVRAVSVLVEWQQWESLRFGEYGDPLQCGAWVGQCALYIVIMIFEKSVVFIVLLILQWKKVALLNPIENPDLKLAIVMLIVPFFVNALMFWVVDNFLMRKGKTKAKLEERGANQDSRNGSKVRYRRAASHEESESEILISADDEMEESDVEEDLRRLTPLKPVKKKKHRFGLPV; encoded by the exons GTACCTCATCAACTTCCTCCTGGATGCCACTGTGGGCATGCTGCTCATCTACGTGGGGGTGCGTGCCGTCAGCGTCCTGGTGGAGTGGCAGCAGTGGGAGTCCCTGCGCTTCGGCGAATATG GAGACCCTCTGCAGTGTGGAGCCTGGGTCGGGCAGTGCGCTCTTTACATCGTGATcatgatttttgaaaaatctgtCGTCTTCATCGTCCTCCTCATACTTCAGTGGAAAAAG GTGGCCCTGTTGAATCCCATTGAAAACCCAGACTTGAAGCTGGCCATCGTCATGCTGATCGTCCCCTTCTTTGTCAAC GCTTTGATGTTTTGGGTAGTGGACAATTTCCTCATGAGAAAGGGGAAGACGAAAGCTAAGCTAGAAGAAAGGGGAGCCAACCAGGACTCAAGGAATGGGAGCAAGGTCCGCTACCGGAGGGCCGCATCCCACGAGGAGTCTGAGTCTGAG ATCCTGATCTCGGCGGATGACGAGATGGAGGAGTCTGACGTGGAGGAGGACCTCCGCAGACTGACCCCCCTCAAGCCTGTGAAGAAAAAGAAGCACCGCTTCGGCCTGCCCGTATGA